A portion of the Salmo trutta chromosome 1, fSalTru1.1, whole genome shotgun sequence genome contains these proteins:
- the LOC115168405 gene encoding B2 bradykinin receptor-like has protein sequence MFLNTTEGLLPTEGPDSKLDWTELDTYNCTNYTAAWDWLSSYQPVYMVLLSVVGVVANGLVLCVFCLQRKPCTVADVYLGNLAAADLVMVSCLPFWAATIANNYHWEFGEPICKLVNVAISMNYYCSVFFLVLVSVDRYLALVRPMFQSRLRRTAWAKRICLGIWIVGFLLSLPILVFRRVKYVAKAGVMACVLAYPHPDWEIQRNVTNNVVGFLLPVIVVSYCSRHIVTSLKDGQIRKTPGVRSERKATQLVLTVLMVFLICWTPYQVVRFLDTLDYFQVTPGCLWGHILDITIQLSTYLAYAHSAINPFLQVCYCMPSLAPRQMEMFCKGSVGPL, from the exons ATGTTCCTGAACACAACCGAGGGTCTCTTACCCACTGAGGGCCCAGACTCAAAGCTGGACTGGACCGAGTTGGACACCTATAACTGTACCAACTACACAGCAGCCTGGGACTGGCTTTCCTCCTACCAGCCGGTCTACATGGTTCTGCTCAGCGTGGTGGGCGTAGTGGCCAACGGTCTGGTCCTCTGTGTCTTCTGTTTGCAGAGGAAGCCATGCACCGTGGCTGATGTCTACCTGGGCAACTTGGCAGCTGCAGACCTGGTCATGGTGTCCTGTTTACCCTTCTGGGCCGCCACCATCGCTAACAACTACCACTGGGAGTTTGGCGAGCCCATATGCAAGCTGGTCAATGTGGCCATCTCCATGAactattactgtagtgttttctTCCTGGTGCTGGTCAGCGTCGACCGCTACCTGGCTCTGGTCCGGCCCATGTTCCAAAGCCGACTGCGGAGGACGGCCTGGGCCAAGCGCATCTGCCTGGGGATATGGATCGTGGGGTTCCTGCTGAGTCTGCCCATCCTGGTCTTCCGCAGGGTGAAATACGTGGCCAAGGCTGGGGTGATGGCCTGCGTCCTGGCCTACCCCCATCCGGACTGGGAGATCCAGCGCAACGTCACCAATAACGTGGTTGGGTTCCTACTTCCGGTGAtagttgtgtcatactgcagcCGCCACATCGTGACCAGTCTGAAAGACGGTCAGATCAGAAAAACTCCCGGGGTGAGGTCAGAGAGGAAGGCCACACAACTGGTCCTGACTGTCCTCATGGTCTTCCTCATCTGCTGGACGCCCTACCAGGTGGTGCGCTTCCTGGACACGCTGGATTACTTCCAAGTCACGCCAGGATGCCTCTGGGGTCACATTCTGGACATTACCATACAGCTGTCCACCTACCTGGCGTACGCCCACAGCGCCATCAACCCTTTCCT GCAGGTTTGCTACTGCATGCCCTCGTTGGCTCCCAGACAGATGGAGATGTTCTGCAAAGGGTCAGTCGGGCCACTGTAA